From the Flavobacterium gyeonganense genome, the window CGGAACAGCTCTTTTCTGGCAAATTTCTCATTTTGTTCCATTTGTAATGGGTGCAATAATTTTTGGCACTAATTTGTATACCAAGCGAATTGAAAATTTCAAAAAAAATTAGTAAAGCTAGACTATCTTCTATGTAAAGGTAAATTTTTAACATATGTTGTTAAAGCTTACTTCTCGCCTTTAGAGGTGACCGGTTCGAATCCGGTATTCTCCACAAACTACAAACTCAGGTTCAAAAACCTGAGTTTTTTTATTTCTCATTAGCAATATCTTCAAAATCCGGTTCGTCTTCTTCAGATTTTTTATAGTCGTTGTTTAGAAACTCTGTCAGTTTCTTTTTCTCTTTTTGATTTTTTCTAATCATAAATAAAATCAGCAAAATTAACACTACTGCTACAACCGCAATTATTATCCAATTGATTTCCATATCATTAAATTTTACTAAAATTATCATTTTAAAATTTTCCGGATATTATCAAAATGTTAAACCTCTGTAATTGTACAAATCGGTTATAACAGGCTTTTCTATCTAAGTAATTATAATTAAATTGCTGACAACAGACAAAAAAACGCTTTTAACCTGAATCGACTATAAAAATTAAATCCCATGGATTCTGATAAATTTATTTTCTGCCTGGAAGGTGTACAAGATGTAGAAAACGACACTGCTACCGAAGTGGTTAAAAGTCTTGAAAAACTGGCTTTTAATCAGGGAATTTCCAGCATTCACAAAACCTGCGATACTATTGAAGGACTCGAGGAAAGCCTGAATAATCTGCTTTATGACGATCATAATTTCAAAGATTACGAAATCATTTATCTGGTAATGAAAGGCGAAGCCAACAACATCTGCCTCAATAACTACTATTACAGCCTCGAAGAAATCGCCGAAATCTTTGAAGGTAAAATGAAAGGTAAAATCCTGCATTTTGCCAATTCAAAAATATTAGACCTCAACGAAGATGAAGCACAGTATTTCCTGGATATTACCGGAGCACGAGCGATTTCCGGTTATGGTACGTTTTCGAACAATTTTACAAGTACCGGCTCTGTTGACAAAGCTTTTTTCAAATTATGCCAGGAAGAGGACGACCTCATTGAAATTGCAGAAACACTCTACGAAAAGCATTACGATCTTTGTAAACTTCTGGATTTTAGGCTGTATTATTAGTTTTTTAGAAGCAGATTATTTGTTTTCAATAAGACGTTTTGTCCTGCTGTCCGCTATATCTTTTTCCTGGTAAAGGAGCAGGAAAAAGGATGCCGCTCCCATCAGGGCTATATTAGAAATTTCAACTTTTTAAGACCTAAGTTAACAAAAAAAGCCCTCGATTACGAGAGCTTTTAATCATATTATTTACAAATCTAAACCTAAGCCTGATCATCAGTTGAAGCATCCGGGGCATTAGTTTTTACAGATTCAATTCCATTATCTCTCCCGGAAGCACTTTCATACATTTCGCTGCTTCCAATAATTTGTCCGTTTGAAGCCTTTAATGAAAAATAAAACTTCCCACTAGAAGATTCTTTTTTATCAAATTTTGAATCGTCCTTTGAATTCGTTTTTACAGATTCTATTCCGTTTAAACAAGCTGCTTTTGTCGAATATCCTTCACTTGTCAAAATCGTCTGACCGTTGCCGGCTTTCAAATTAAATTGAAATTCTCCGTTTGCTCTTTTGGTAATTACAAATTTTCCCATGCTGTTTTTTTGCTTTTAAGTTATTGGTTAGAAATAATTTTATTCTGCATTATATAAAAGTACAAAACTTAGAAATACGATTTTATGGTTATCCTTAAATTGTAAATTTTACAACTTATTTCAGTAAAAACCCTAACCGAATCGAACCGTAAAAATAGCCGGTATTAGTATTATGAACAGGGTCTTTTAATTCTCTTCCACGATACAAAAATGAATACGATATATTAAAATTATTGTAGCGATATTTTAAACCTGCTTCAGCATTAAAACGCAAGGGTTCCAGATCAAAAGTCAGGGGACTTGTATCATTAAACATACTACCCTGAATCGTCGCATCATAAAACTGATAATTCACACTGGGCATCGCATAAAAGTAAAATTCCCGAATAGTATACTGAGTTTCTAAACTTACCGAAGCGTCATGCAGATTTGAGTCGTAAACCGGCAATAGTTTTTTAAACCCAAACCGGGCTAAAAATCCTGTAGAAACTCCTGTAAAAATAGTTCCCAGATTTGCTTCTGACTGATAATGAAAATCTACATAGTCATGATGCCTCCTAGAAAATATTTTTTTCGAATACATAACATGAGTCTGTACAGCCAGGGCATTATGCAGCTGATTTTCCCAGCCATATACTTTCTTATACCCAATGATATGATGAAAACTTTCCTGCATTTCTTTACCAAAAGCATTCGGTCCCATGAAGCCTAACTGAAAGTCGATTTTAAAAACTGATTCACTCTGATAAAAAAAACTGCGTCCAGCCTCCGCAAAAAGATATCCGGTAAAAGGGCGGTCGTTTATGGTAACAGCTTCCTCATTAATAAACCTCGGATTATAAATATATTGACCGATCCTAAATTCGGTGATTTTTTTATTGATCTTTTCATTGTTATTTTTCGACAAAAACCTGTAAAAAATTTCCAGTCCATTTGTATAATACATATCATTTTTAGAGGAAGTATACAAATCGTTATCAGTAATAAAACCGATTTCAGTCTTTTTCTGGGCAAAGCCAAAAGCTGTCAGGAATATCAAAAGCAGAAAAAAGCTTTTTTACTTTCCATCATAATTTATTTTACCAACGGCGCGCATTTCGCGAACAATTCTTTCTTTTCTTCTGTTGATATAACTTGAAGATCCCGTTGCTTTAAATTTCCTTGGATTTGGCAAAATGGCCGCGATACCTGCTGCCTGCATTGGTGTCAGGCTTGATGCATCACGTCTATACCAGTATTCTGTTGCGGCATAAGCACCATAAACCCCATCTCCCATTTCGATACTGTTCAGGTAAACTTCCATAATACGTTCTTTGCCCCAGATTAGTTCAAT encodes:
- a CDS encoding YegP family protein; translated protein: MGKFVITKRANGEFQFNLKAGNGQTILTSEGYSTKAACLNGIESVKTNSKDDSKFDKKESSSGKFYFSLKASNGQIIGSSEMYESASGRDNGIESVKTNAPDASTDDQA
- a CDS encoding DUF6642 family protein, coding for MDSDKFIFCLEGVQDVENDTATEVVKSLEKLAFNQGISSIHKTCDTIEGLEESLNNLLYDDHNFKDYEIIYLVMKGEANNICLNNYYYSLEEIAEIFEGKMKGKILHFANSKILDLNEDEAQYFLDITGARAISGYGTFSNNFTSTGSVDKAFFKLCQEEDDLIEIAETLYEKHYDLCKLLDFRLYY
- a CDS encoding lipid A deacylase LpxR family protein, which translates into the protein MIFLTAFGFAQKKTEIGFITDNDLYTSSKNDMYYTNGLEIFYRFLSKNNNEKINKKITEFRIGQYIYNPRFINEEAVTINDRPFTGYLFAEAGRSFFYQSESVFKIDFQLGFMGPNAFGKEMQESFHHIIGYKKVYGWENQLHNALAVQTHVMYSKKIFSRRHHDYVDFHYQSEANLGTIFTGVSTGFLARFGFKKLLPVYDSNLHDASVSLETQYTIREFYFYAMPSVNYQFYDATIQGSMFNDTSPLTFDLEPLRFNAEAGLKYRYNNFNISYSFLYRGRELKDPVHNTNTGYFYGSIRLGFLLK